Proteins encoded by one window of Cheilinus undulatus linkage group 13, ASM1832078v1, whole genome shotgun sequence:
- the LOC121520103 gene encoding NACHT, LRR and PYD domains-containing protein 12-like yields the protein MLLEENIITFVKKELKRFQKALSQENPERHSEDEEVLAGEDEEQRSSREAFVKITENFLRRMKQYELADCLRNRTRASVCQHKLKSKLKEKFQCVFEGIAKAGNPTLLNQIYTELYITEGGTGEVNHEHEVRQMETTSRKAHRAETSIRQEDIFKAPPGRDEPIRRVMTKGVAGIGKTVLTQKFTLDWAEGKANQDIQFTFPFTFRELNVLKEKKFSLVELLHHFFTETKEAGLCRFEDFQVVFIFDGLDECRLPLDFNKTQILTDVTKSTSVDVLLTNLIRGNLLPSARLWITTRPAAANQIPPECVDMVTEVRGFTDPQKEEYFRKRFRDEEQASRIISHIKRSRSLHIMCHIPVFCWITATVLEDLLKTREGGELPKTLTEMFIYFLVVQSKVKSIKYDGGAETDPHWSPDSRKMMESLGKLAFEQLQKGNLIFYEPDLTECGIDMRAASVYSGVFTQVFREERGLYQDTVFCFIHLSVQEFLAALHVHQTFINSGVNLMEEEQTASRSTMTQLYQSAVDQAFLSPNGHLDLFLRFLLGLSLTTNQNLLRGLLTQTGSDSETRKETVQYIKTKINEDLSAEKSINLFHCLNELNDRSLVEQIQRYLRSGHLSRKKLSPAQWSALVFILLSSEKDLDVFDLKKYSASEEALLRLLPVVKASNKALLSGCNLSERSCGALSSVLSSSSLRDLDLSSNDLQDSGVMLLSSGLKSPHCRLDSLSLSGCLVTEEGCSSLASALSSSCLTKLDLSYNHPGEGGEKLLSALQKDPHCRLETLRLDHGGRHRLKPGLKKYACELEVDTNTVDRRLKLSDNNKTVTRVDEYQPYPDHPDRFDCCQLLCRTGLTGHCYWEVEWRGEVDVSVSYRGIRRRGNMEECWFGRNDQSWSLRCSDESYHVYHNNIETIISSSPSSSGRVGVYLDHPAGSLSFYRVSSDRLIHLHTFNTTFTEPLYPGLWSGPGSSLSLCSL from the exons ATG ctgctggaggagaaCATTATCACCTTTGTGAAGAAGGAACTGAAGAGATTTCAGAAGGCTCTGAGTCAGGAGAACCCAGAACgtcacagtgaggatgaggaggtgtTGGCTGGTGAAGATGAagagcagaggagcagcagagaggctTTTGTGAAGATCACAGAGAACTTCCTGAGGAGAATGAAGCAGTACGAGCTGGCTGACTGTCTGAGGAACA GAACTCGTGCTTCAGTTTGCCAACATAAACTcaagtctaagctgaaggagaagttccagtgtgtgtttgaggggatCGCTAAAGCAGGAAACCCAACCCTTCTGAATCAGATCTACACAGAGCTCTACATCACCGAGGGAGGGACTGGAGAGGTCAACCATGAACACGAGGTCAGACAGATGGAAACAACATCCAGGAAAGCACACAGAGCAGAAACAAGCATCAGACAAGAAGACATCTTTAAAGCTCCACCTGGAAgagatgaaccaatcagaaGAGTGATGACGAAGGGCGTGGCTGGCATTGGGAAAACAGTCTTAACCCAGAAGTTCACTCTGGACTGGGCTGAAGGCAAAGCCAACCAGGACATCCAGTTCACATTTCCATTCActttcagagagctgaatgtgctgaaagagaaaaagttcAGCTTGGTGGAGCTCCTTCATCACTTCTTTACTGAAACCAAAGAAGCAGGACTCTGCAGGTTTGAAGACTTCCAGGTGGTGTTCATCTTTGACGGTCTGGACGAGTGTCGACTTCCTCTGGACTTCAACAAAACTCAAATCCTAACTGATGTCACAAAGTCCACCTCAGTGGATGTGCTGCTGACAAACCTCATCAGGGGGAACCTGCTTCCATCTGCTCGCCTCTGGATAACCAcacgacctgcagcagccaatcagatccctccTGAGTGTGTTGACATGgtgacagaggtcagagggttCACTGACCCTCAGAAGGAGGAGTACTTCAGGAAGAGATTCAGAGATGAGGAGCAGGCCAGCAGGATCATTTCCCACATCAAGAGATCCCGAAGCCTCCACATCATGTGCCACATCCCggtcttctgctggatcactgctacagttctggaggatctgctgaagaccagagagggaggagagctgCCCAAGACCCTGACTGAGATGTTCATCTACTTCCTGGTGGTTCAGTCCAAAGTGAAGAGCATCAAGTATGATGGAGGAGCTGAGACAGATCCACATTGGAGTCCAGACAGCAGGAAGATGATGGAGTCTCTGGGAAAACTGGCttttgagcagctgcagaaagggAACCTGATCTTCTATGAACCAGACCTGACAGAGTGTGGCATCGATATGAGAGCAGCCTCGGTGTACTCAGGAGTGTTCACACAGGtcttcagagaggagagaggactgTACCAGGACACGGTGTTCTGCTTCATCCATCTGAgtgttcaggagtttctggCTGCTCTTCATGTCCATCAGACCTTCATCAACTCTGGAGTCAATCTGATGGAAGAAGAACAAACAGCATCCAGATCTACAATGACACAGCTCTACCAGAGTGCTGTGGACCAGGCCTTTCTGAGCCCAAATGGACACCTGGACTTGTTCCTCCGCTTCCTCCTGGGTCTGTCACTGACCACCAATCAGAATCTCCTACGAGGTCTGCtgacacaaacaggaagtgactcaGAGACCAGAAAAGAAACAGTCCAGTACATCAAGACAAAGATCAATGAGgatctgtctgcagagaagagCATCAATCTGTTCCACTGTCTGAATGAACTGAATGATCGTTCTCTAGTGGAGCAGATCCAACGGTACCTGAGATCAGGACATCTCTCCAGAAAAAAACTGTCTCCTGCTCAGTGGTCAGCTCTGGTCTTCATCTTACTGTCATCAGAAAAAGATCTGGACGTGTTTGACCTGAAGAAATACTCTGCTTCAGAGGAGGCTCTTCTGAGGCTGCTGCCAGTGGTCAAAGCCTCCAACAAAGCTCT ACTGAGTGGCTGTAACCtctcagagagaagctgtggaGCTCTGTCCTCAGTCCTCAGCTCCTCCAGTCTCAGAGATCTGGACCTGAGTAGCAACgacctgcaggattcaggagtgaTGCTGCTGTCTTCTGGACTGAAGAGTCCACACTGCAGACTGGACTCTCTCAG tCTGTCTGGCTGTTTGGTCACAGAGGAAGgctgttcttctctggcctcagctctgaGCTCCTCCTGTCTGACAAAGCTAGACCTGAGCTACAATCATccaggagaaggaggagagaaacTACTGTCTGCTCTACAGAAGGATCCACACTGCAGACTGGAGACACTGAg GCTGGACCATGGTGGACGGCACAGACTGAAACCAGGTCTAAAGAAGT ATGCCTGTGAGCTGGAAgtggacacaaacacagtggACAGAAGACTCAAACTGTCTGACAACAACAAGACGGTGACACGTGTGGACGAGTATCAGCCATATCCTGATCATCCAGACAGATTTGACTGTTGTCAGCTGCTGTGTCGGACTGGTCTGACTGGTCACTGTTACTGGGAGGTTGAGTGGAGAGGAGAGGTTGATGTATCAGTGAGTTACAGAGGAATCAGACGGagaggaaacatggaggaaTGTTGGTTTGGACGTAATGATCAGTCCTGGAGTCTGAGATGCTCTGATGAGAGTTACCATGTCTATCACAATAACATTGAAACAatcatctcctcctctccttcatcctctGGTAGAGTAGGGGTATATCTGGACCATCCTGCTGGCTCTCTGTCTTTCTACAGAGTCTCCTCTGACAGACTGATCCACCTCCACACCTTCAACACCACATTCACTGAACCGCTCTATCCTGGGTTATGGTCAGGTCCAGGTTCCTCATTGTCTCTGTGTTCTCTGTAG